One Cydia amplana chromosome 18, ilCydAmpl1.1, whole genome shotgun sequence DNA segment encodes these proteins:
- the LOC134656244 gene encoding uncharacterized protein LOC134656244 isoform X1: MKYKPKFSNSSTRYFQRLTQFVYIVTATNFWYRDVKLPNRFVKIYNCVSKFLEAIIIAFVITGFGASYTQKNLTHKQSTDILLKSISGFFGYTMYGFINYNKEEIKELLFSLTVSLKEICNVKIEKQMMMKIKMYMAGLMIVGCCPMAAYGVEGAFHTLTSNATFTTVIPIWPDLEDRRLVAGFARILIYIVWLLLFAHAMAVYSLIICISICLGYQFANLYEYFLDLNNIFDGEDNHEDQEKKYEEAIKVGIKMHNIILRCVNQLQSSCKVVYGGQILINVCVMVLLMVQMMQTDRSLVQLAPIVFMATGILVTSGLFIWSAGDITFEAERLPTAMFHSGWHNCRRQSYVRVRKLITFAMIQAQHVVVIKGLGVIELSYDSYIAIVKSSYSVFSIIY, from the exons ATGAAGTATAAACCAAAATTTTCTAATTCTAGTACACGTTATTTCCAAAGGCTAACCCAATTCGTTTACATTGTTACCGCAACTAACTTTTGGTACAGGGATGTTAAATTACCTAAtcgttttgtaaaaatatacaaCTGTGTTTCAAAATTTCTTGAAGCAATCATTATTGCATTTGTTATTACCGGATTTGGTGCAAGCTATACTCAGAAAAACTTAACTCATAAGCAAAGCACTGATATATTACTGAAGAGTATTTCTGGCTTTTTTGGATACACCATGTACGGATTTATCAACTATAATAAAGAAGAAATTAAAGAACTTCTATTCTCATTGACGGTATCATTAAAGGAAATATGCAATGTTAAGATAGAGAAGCAAATGATGATGAAGATCAAAATGTACATGGCAGGTCTGATGATTGTTGGGTGCTGCCCAATGGCTGCATATGGGGTAGAAGGAGCATTTCACACTTTAacctcaa ATGCTACATTCACAACGGTAATTCCAATCTGGCCAGATCTGGAAGATAGACGGCTCGTCGCCGGCTTCGCCCGAATCTTAATCTACATAGTCTGGTTGCTTTTATTCGCTCACGCCATGGCCGTTTACAGCCTCATTATTTGTATTTCCATCTGTCTCGGTTATCAATTCGCCAATCTTTACGAGTACTTCTTAGATCTTAATAATATCTTTGACGGAGAAGATAACCATGAAGACCAAGAGAAAAAATACGAAGAAGCCATTAAAGTGGGAATAAAAATGCACAACATTATATTAAG ATGTGTAAACCAGTTGCAATCATCGTGCAAAGTAGTCTACGGAGGGCAAATTCTTATCAACGTCTGCGTGATGGTGCTGCTAATGGTCCAGATGATG CAAACTGATCGCTCATTAGTGCAACTGGCTCCAATAGTATTCATGGCCACCGGAATATTAGTCACTTCAGGCTTGTTCATATGGAGCGCGGGCGACATCACTTTTGAA GCGGAGCGTTTACCGACGGCCATGTTCCACTCGGGCTGGCACAACTGCAGACGGCAATCCTATGTGCGTGTGCGGAAATTGATCACATTTGCCATGATTCAAGCGCAG CACGTCGTGGTAATTAAAGGTCTCGGTGTAATTGAACTGTCATACGACAGCTATATTGCG ATAGTGAAATCATCTTATTCCGTATTCTCAATAATTTACTGA
- the LOC134656244 gene encoding uncharacterized protein LOC134656244 isoform X2: MAVYSLIICISICLGYQFANLYEYFLDLNNIFDGEDNHEDQEKKYEEAIKVGIKMHNIILRCVNQLQSSCKVVYGGQILINVCVMVLLMVQMMQTDRSLVQLAPIVFMATGILVTSGLFIWSAGDITFEAERLPTAMFHSGWHNCRRQSYVRVRKLITFAMIQAQHVVVIKGLGVIELSYDSYIAIVKSSYSVFSIIY; this comes from the exons ATGGCCGTTTACAGCCTCATTATTTGTATTTCCATCTGTCTCGGTTATCAATTCGCCAATCTTTACGAGTACTTCTTAGATCTTAATAATATCTTTGACGGAGAAGATAACCATGAAGACCAAGAGAAAAAATACGAAGAAGCCATTAAAGTGGGAATAAAAATGCACAACATTATATTAAG ATGTGTAAACCAGTTGCAATCATCGTGCAAAGTAGTCTACGGAGGGCAAATTCTTATCAACGTCTGCGTGATGGTGCTGCTAATGGTCCAGATGATG CAAACTGATCGCTCATTAGTGCAACTGGCTCCAATAGTATTCATGGCCACCGGAATATTAGTCACTTCAGGCTTGTTCATATGGAGCGCGGGCGACATCACTTTTGAA GCGGAGCGTTTACCGACGGCCATGTTCCACTCGGGCTGGCACAACTGCAGACGGCAATCCTATGTGCGTGTGCGGAAATTGATCACATTTGCCATGATTCAAGCGCAG CACGTCGTGGTAATTAAAGGTCTCGGTGTAATTGAACTGTCATACGACAGCTATATTGCG ATAGTGAAATCATCTTATTCCGTATTCTCAATAATTTACTGA